The nucleotide sequence CTCCGGCGGCGTGACGCTCCAGCCGATACGCCAGCCCGTCATCGCATACGTCTTGCTCACGCCCGAGATCACGATCGTACGGCTCCGTAGATCCTCCGCGATCGCAGGCACCGAGACATGGCGGAAGCCGTCGTAGGTGAGGTCGGCGTAGATCTCGTCGACGACGAGCCAGACGTCGTGGCGGCGCACGACGTCGAGCAAGGCGCGAAGCTCGCCCTCCGAATAGGCCGATCCCGTGGGGTTCGAAGGCGTGCAGAGGATGATCGCCTTCGTCCGCTCGGTGATCGCGCGCTCGAGCGACGCGGCATCCATGCGGAAGCCGTTTTCCTCGCGTGTCTCGACGATCACGGGCGTGGCGCCGACGATGCGGACCTGCTCGGGGTAACTCACCCAGTAAGGCGCGGGGATGATGACCTCGTCGCCTGGGTCGTAGAGGCCGAGGGCCACGTTGAAGAGCGCGTGCTTCGCGCCGCACGAGACCGTGATCTCTGCAGGCGTGGGGCGATACCCGCGATCGCGCTCGGTCGCCGCGCAGATCGCGGCCTTGAGATCGGCCGTGCCGGTGACGGCCGTGTAGTGCGAGACGACGCCCTTGTCGATCGCGGCCTTCGCAGCGTCGAGCACGTGGCGCGGCGGCTCGAAGTCCGGCTCGCCGACGCTGAAGGAGTACACCTTGTGGCCCTGGCTTCGCAGGCGAGCGGCCTGAGCGGCCATCGCGAGGGTGGCGCTCGGGGCCACGGCGGAGAGACGATCAGCGAGCTTACGAGGCATCTCTGAGACCCTTCTTTTACCTGCACTACGTGCCTTTCCTGCCCGACGCAAGCGGGCAGGCGGCCTCACGGCTCATGTCCGTTCCGCACGAGGATCATCTCGTGGATCTCGCGCCCCTCCGTCCGCTGCACATGCCGCGTCCGGAAGCCGAACGGCTCGTAGAACCTCGTTGCATCACGCGTACGCAAAAGCACCGTCTCCACGCCGCGCACCGCGGGTGATCGAGCAAGAGCCGCACGAGCGCGCGGCCGAGCCCGCGACCTCGCCACGCGTCCGCGACGATCACGTCGTACATCCAGGCACGCCGCGCGCCGTCCGCGAGCGCCCGCGCCGTCCCCACGAGCGCGCCTGATCGATCTCGCGCGCCGACCCAGGCGGACGAGCCAAGCAACCCCACGCGAATACGCGCAGGCATCGCGCCTTCACACCAGTACGTGCCGACGAGCATGGCGGCCGCCTCGTCCGCTTCCGCCTCCCCCAGCGCACACGCGAGCTCTGCGCCCTCGGGTGCTTCGAGGAACGACGGCGCCGGGGCGGACGGGTTCGCCGCGCGCAGGAGATCCACCGCCGCGACGTCGCCCGGCGCGCCGCGCGCCCAGAGGAGCTCCATCATCCGCGTGATCTCCGCGGGCGCGCGGTTCTGCGCGAGCTTCGCCTTCCCGTCGATCCGCTCGAGCGAAACGCCGAGCACGAGCACGCCACGGACGGCCTTCTTGTAGAGCGGATGCTCGGCGTCGATCGGCACGTACCCTCCCTCGGGCTGGTACTTCTGCATCAGCGCCGCGAGCATCGTGGCCTTCACGCGTGGCGCCTCGATACGCTCGATCGTGCCGTGCACCTGCGTGCTCCGGTAGAGCGTGGTCGCAGGGCACGCGCGCTCGGGATCGACGAAATAGCTCGGGATCGAGGCCACGATCTCCTCGGCCGAGACCACGGCGGGCCTGCCGACGAGCTCCATCTTCTCGCCGGCCGGCGCGCCGTGAAAGAGCAGGTGATCCCCCACCACCACGCCATGCACCACGCGGAGCACGGGCTCGCCTTCGGGCGTCGTCGACGCGACGTGCACCACGGGCGCCCGCGCGAGGAGCGCGATCGCGTCCGCACGATCCATCCGGAAAATCTCCCTACGCATGCGCGGAAGGTGGTCCCGATCTGGTACCCCGAGAAGGACCAGTTCGGAGAAATCGGGTAGACCAGTTCCGTGCGAAAACATCCCCTCGCGCTCGTCCTCGACCCCTCCCCCGACGTCCCGCTCTTCGTGCAGATCACGCGCGCGGTGATCGAGGACATCCGCCGCGGCAGGCTCGAGCCCGGCGCCGCGCTCCCGGGCAGCCGCGCCCTCGCGCGATCCATCGGCGTGCATCGCAACACCGTCGTCGCCGCGTACCGCGAGCTCGCCGCGCAAGGCTGGGTCGAGACCCGCTCCGCCACGATGACCTACGTCTCCCCCACGATGCCCGACGTCCCGCGGCGGCGCGCCTCGCCGCCGATGCTCGGCACGATCGCGGCGCGCGCGGGCTTCGATCTGCCGGCGCGTGGATCCGCGGAGCGCTGGTCCAGCGAAGCTCCACCCGGCGCGATCGTGTTCTCGGGAGGCACGCCGGATCTGCGGCTCCTGCCCACGGAGGTCCTCGCGCGAGCGTACCGGCGCGTGCTCCGCGGCGCGGGACGACGGCTCTTCGAGTACGGCGACGCGCGCGGGGACGAGCAGCTCCGCGCGGCGCTCGCCGACATGCTCGCGGCCGTACGAGGCCTCGGCGCTTCACAGGGCGACGTGCTCGTCACGCGTGGCAGCCAGATGGCGCTCGATCTCTGCGCACGCGCGCTGCTCGGACCCGGCGACGTGGTCGCGGTCGAGGCGCTCGGATACCGCCCCGCGTGGGAGGCGCTCGCGCAGACGGGCGCGCGCCTCGCTCCTCTGCCCGTCGACGCGGAGGGGCTCTCGGTCGACGCCCTCGCCGCGCTCGTCACGCGTGAGCCCGTGCGCGCCGTCTACGTCACGCCGCACCACCAGTATCCGTCGACGGCCCTGCTCTCGCCTGCGCGCCGCATCCGCCTGCTCGATCTCGCGCGCGCGAACCGCATCGCGATCCTCGAGGACGACTACGATCACGAGTTCCACTACGACGGCCGCCCGGTCTTGCCGCTCGCGAGCGCCGATCGCGCAGGCGTCGTCGTCTACATCGGCACGCTCTCGAAGATCCTCGCGCCGGGCCTGCGCATCGGCTTCGTCGTCGCGCCCGCGCCGCTCGTGGAGCGCCTCGCCGCGATCCGCACGTTCGTCGACAGGCAAGGCGACCTCGCGCTCGAGCGCGCCGTGGCCGAGCTGCTCGAGGACGGCGAGGTGCAACGCCACGCGCGCCGCATGCGCCGCGTCTACCAGGCCCGTCGCGACGTCCTCGCGGAGGCCTTGCGCGAGAACCTCGGCGACGCCGTCGACTTCTCTCCGCCCTCGGGCGGCATGGCCATGTGGATCCGCGTCGCGCCGGGCCTCGACGTCGACGCCTGGGCCGAGCGCGCCCTTCGAGCCGGCGTCGTCATTCACCCTGCGCGTCGCTACGCCTTCGACGGCCGCTCGCGCCCGTTCTTCCGGGCCGGCTTCGCCGCGCTCGACGAGCGCGAGATCCACGAGGGCGCCCGGCGCCTCCGCGCGGCCCTGCCCATGAAGGGCGCCGCGCGGGCCGCTTCATGAAGCGCTTATTTGTTCTGCGCCGCCGGCTCTTCTTTGCCCGGCGTCACCTCGACGCCCGGCTTCTTCTCGTCGTGCTTGATCGAGTACCGCACGAGCGCGCGCAGGATGTCGTTGCGGCTCACGTTGCCGACGATCGCCTTGACGTCCTCGTAGATCGAGGGATCGACGAGCAGCGCGCCCACGGTGCCCTTGCCCTTGCGGACGTCGGCCACGATGGCGCGCAGGTCCGCGGTCATCGCCGTGACGTTGGCGAGCGCCTCGGCGCCGTTGCCCTTGCCACCGTAGAGGGCGTCATGCGCGAAGCTGTCGCTCTCGCGGATGCCCTTCAGCGTCGAAGCGACCTCCCCCGCGGCCGCGCCGAACTGCGCGATCTCCTTCTGCGGACCGTCGCCGTAGATCATGTCGTGCGCGAAGCCGGGCCCCGACTTCACGCGCGTCACCACGCCGCGCACCTCGGCCAGCGTGAGCGCGAGCTCGGAGCTCGCGCGATCGAGGTTCTGCAACGTCCGCGAGATCCGCTCGGCTTCCTCTTTGTCCGTGAGGAACTTCCTCGGGTACCCCTCGCCCTCGGCGACGTCCTTGAGCAGCTTGTTCATCGACGACACGCTGCCGCGCAGATCCTGGTGCAGCCGCTCGTCCGCGAGGGTCTCGCTCATCTTCGAGATGTTGCCGAGCGCCGTGTCTGCCTTCGCCGTCATGCCCTGCGCGATGCCCATCAGATCCGTGGGCTCCTCGCTGAGGATCGCGCCGCCCGGGGGCACGGCCTCCGGCGACGTGCCCTTCGAGATCTCGATCATCTTGTCGCCGAGCAGGCCCTTCGCGGCGACACGCGCGATGCTGTCCTTGCGGATGCGCTCGGCCTCGGCCTTCACGACGTCGAGCTCGACGTAGACGACGGCCTCCGCCGCGCCCGGCCGGTAGCCGACCTTCTTCACGTTGCCGATGTCGATGCCGCCCATGCGCACCGGCGCGCCGGGCTTGAGGCCCTGCACGTCCGCGAACGTCGTCGTGAACTTCACCGACGAGCTGAAGAAGCGCCGCTCATCGCC is from Polyangium spumosum and encodes:
- a CDS encoding GNAT family N-acetyltransferase, yielding MDRADAIALLARAPVVHVASTTPEGEPVLRVVHGVVVGDHLLFHGAPAGEKMELVGRPAVVSAEEIVASIPSYFVDPERACPATTLYRSTQVHGTIERIEAPRVKATMLAALMQKYQPEGGYVPIDAEHPLYKKAVRGVLVLGVSLERIDGKAKLAQNRAPAEITRMMELLWARGAPGDVAAVDLLRAANPSAPAPSFLEAPEGAELACALGEAEADEAAAMLVGTYWCEGAMPARIRVGLLGSSAWVGARDRSGALVGTARALADGARRAWMYDVIVADAWRGRGLGRALVRLLLDHPRCAAWRRCFCVRVMQRGSTSRSASGRGMCSGRRGARSTR
- a CDS encoding MlaD family protein; this encodes MNRSRDVKVGLFVLAGLLFSALVIFLIGDERRFFSSSVKFTTTFADVQGLKPGAPVRMGGIDIGNVKKVGYRPGAAEAVVYVELDVVKAEAERIRKDSIARVAAKGLLGDKMIEISKGTSPEAVPPGGAILSEEPTDLMGIAQGMTAKADTALGNISKMSETLADERLHQDLRGSVSSMNKLLKDVAEGEGYPRKFLTDKEEAERISRTLQNLDRASSELALTLAEVRGVVTRVKSGPGFAHDMIYGDGPQKEIAQFGAAAGEVASTLKGIRESDSFAHDALYGGKGNGAEALANVTAMTADLRAIVADVRKGKGTVGALLVDPSIYEDVKAIVGNVSRNDILRALVRYSIKHDEKKPGVEVTPGKEEPAAQNK
- a CDS encoding pyridoxal phosphate-dependent aminotransferase; translated protein: MPRKLADRLSAVAPSATLAMAAQAARLRSQGHKVYSFSVGEPDFEPPRHVLDAAKAAIDKGVVSHYTAVTGTADLKAAICAATERDRGYRPTPAEITVSCGAKHALFNVALGLYDPGDEVIIPAPYWVSYPEQVRIVGATPVIVETREENGFRMDAASLERAITERTKAIILCTPSNPTGSAYSEGELRALLDVVRRHDVWLVVDEIYADLTYDGFRHVSVPAIAEDLRSRTIVISGVSKTYAMTGWRIGWSVTPPELSKVLDVVQSQSTTNATAVAQVAAAAALSGSQDAVREMRDAFAKRRTRMVEGLRSIPGVRCRMPEGAFYAFADVRGLYGIPYKNGTIQSDLDVAMWLLESAHVASVAGTPFGAPGYVRFSYACSEGDIDGGIEAICAVVTAARGAG
- a CDS encoding PLP-dependent aminotransferase family protein encodes the protein MRKHPLALVLDPSPDVPLFVQITRAVIEDIRRGRLEPGAALPGSRALARSIGVHRNTVVAAYRELAAQGWVETRSATMTYVSPTMPDVPRRRASPPMLGTIAARAGFDLPARGSAERWSSEAPPGAIVFSGGTPDLRLLPTEVLARAYRRVLRGAGRRLFEYGDARGDEQLRAALADMLAAVRGLGASQGDVLVTRGSQMALDLCARALLGPGDVVAVEALGYRPAWEALAQTGARLAPLPVDAEGLSVDALAALVTREPVRAVYVTPHHQYPSTALLSPARRIRLLDLARANRIAILEDDYDHEFHYDGRPVLPLASADRAGVVVYIGTLSKILAPGLRIGFVVAPAPLVERLAAIRTFVDRQGDLALERAVAELLEDGEVQRHARRMRRVYQARRDVLAEALRENLGDAVDFSPPSGGMAMWIRVAPGLDVDAWAERALRAGVVIHPARRYAFDGRSRPFFRAGFAALDEREIHEGARRLRAALPMKGAARAAS